A section of the Drosophila sechellia strain sech25 chromosome 3L, ASM438219v1, whole genome shotgun sequence genome encodes:
- the LOC6605893 gene encoding mediator of RNA polymerase II transcription subunit 10, whose product MSAPLENLETQLEMFIENVRQIRIIVSDFQPQGQNVLNQKINSLVTGLQEIDKLRSQVQDVYVPFEVFFDYIDQDKNPQLYTKDCVEKALAKNEEVKGKIEGLKKFKTNLLLELYKTFPNEMNNYRAYRKDSM is encoded by the exons atgTCTGCACCGCTGGAGAACCTTGAGACCCAGCTAGAGATGTTCATCGAGAATGTTCGTCAGATCCGCATCATCGTAAGCGATTTTCAGCCACAGGGTCAGAACGTACTCAACCAGAAAAT TAACAGCTTGGTGACCGGCCTACAAGAGATCGACAAGCTGCGCTCCCAGGTGCAGGACGTCTATGTGCCATTTGAAGTGTTTTTCGACTACATCGACCAGGACAAGAATCCCCAGCTGTACACCAAGGATTGCGTGGAGAAGGCATTGGCCAAGAACGAGGAGGTCAAGGGCAAGATCGAGGGCCTGAAGAAGTTCAAGACGAATCTGCTGCTGGAGCTGTACAAAACCTTTCCCAACGAGATGAACAACTACCGCGCTTATCGCAAGGACTCCATGTAA
- the LOC6605894 gene encoding iron-sulfur cluster co-chaperone protein HscB has translation MRRVIDGYKSAVKATNYTPLARNAAQFNQFRLPEIRKFSVEYSPACWNCQKKSDLKQNMICSDCGHLQDVNSGINYFKLLSFPIQFSLESQKLTRSFRQLQTIVHPDKYSNKTSREQTNSADWSSLINKAYKTLSTPIERGQYLLQLEGEQMPQDNSALNKEFLMAMMERNEEVEDAEDTQTLENLNIQLIKELEEMARRLNVLFESKDLSGVKGTLVEMKYLLSIQNSIKQKQQSLLGS, from the exons ATGCGGAGAGTTATTGATGGCTATAAAAGTGCTGTAAAAGCAACAAATTATACACCACTTGCTAGAAATGCAGCACAATTCAATCAATTTCGGTTGCCAGAAATACGAAAATTTTCAGTTGAATATTCGCCGGCTTGTTGGAATTGCCAAAAGAAATCGGATTTAAAGCAAAATATGATATGTTCGGACTGTGGACACTTGCAGGATGTTAACTCAGGAATA AATTACTTTAAGCTGCTCAGCTTTCCCATTCAATTTTCTTTGGAGTCCCAGAAATTGACAAGAAGTTTTCGCCAGTTGCAGACCATTGTGCATCCCGATAAATATAGTAATAA AACCTCACGGGAGCAAACAAACTCCGCAGACTGGAGTTCCCTCATCAACAAGGCATATAAAACGCTTTCCACGCCCATAGAACGTGGTCAGTACCTTCTTCAACTGGAGGGCGAACAGATGCCGCAGGATAATAGCGCCCTAAACAAAGAGTTTCTCATGGCCATGATGGAGCGGAACGAGGAAGTGGAAGATGCAGAAGACACCCAAACGCTggagaatttaaatattcaactCATCAAGGAACTGGAGGAGATGGCCCGGAGGTTAAATGTCCTTTTCGAAAGCAAAGATCTTTCGGGAGTCAAAGGAACCCTCGTAGAGATGAAGTACCTCCTGAGTATTCAGAACAGCATTAAACAGAAGCAACAAAGTTTGCTGGGCAGCTGA
- the LOC6605891 gene encoding protein disulfide-isomerase TMX3: protein MSPNSMWIFGLISALLLTLGSTGLSSKVLELSDRFIDVRHEGQWLVMFYAPWCGYCKKTEPIFALVAQALHATNVRVGRLDCTKYPAAAKEFKVRGYPTIMFIKGNMEFTYNGDRGRDELVDYALRMSGPPVQLVTRTESVDMLKGSHTIFFIFVGQQEGVVWDTYYAAAEGYQEHGFFYATSEDIAAQHFDFEKLPAVIVYKEEQHHFYPHGHLAHEMDPNEVNETVFQWVNVERFTLFPKVTRFNIHQLLKTNKYLVLAVVQEDKLNQIATHELEFRDMVEGVIRKHRARYHDKFQFGWIGEPSIAHSIILDQLPTPHLIAINSSTQHHFIPEDDPMQMTPQALHLFLESIRNESAIAYGGDTYFVRLNRALFEVRRALRDMWLGNPVLTTVIFGLPLGFLSLIMYSIFCGDCLVTEEDPDEDHEKKE from the exons ATGTCGCCTAATTCTATGTGGATCTTCGGCCTCATaagtg CTCTGCTTCTGACTCTGGGTTCGACGGGACTATCCTCAAAGGTTTTGGAGCTCAGTGACCGGTTCATCGATGTGCGACACGAGGGTCAATGGTTGGTCATGTTCTATGCCCCGTGGTGCGGCTACTGCAAGAAAACGGAGCCCATTTTTGCTCTGGTGGCTCAGGCTCTGCATGCCACCAACGTTCGAGTGGGTCGCCTGGATTGCACCAAGTATCCGGCGGCAGCAAAGGAGTTCAAG GTTCGTGGGTATCCCACCATCATGTTCATTAAGGGCAATATGGAGTTCACCTACAACGGAGACCGCGGTCGAGATGAGCTGGTCGACTATGCCTTGAGGATGTCTGGGCCTCCAGTTCAGCTGGTCACGCGAACGGAGAGTGTAGACATGCTAAAGGGATCCCATacaatatttttcattttcgtgGGCCAACAGGAGGGCGTGGTGTGGGATACATACTATGCTGCAGCTGAAGGTTACCAAGAGCATGGATTTTTCTATGCCACCAGCGAGGATATCGCTGCCCAGCACTTTGACTTCGAGAAACTGCCAGCGGTGATCGTCTACAAAGAAGAGCAGCACCACTTCTATCCGCACGGGCATTTGGCACATGAAATGGACCCCAATGAAGTGAACGAAACCGTTTTCCAGTGGGTGAACGTGGAGAGGTTCACACTCTTCCCAAAGGTCACTCGGTTCAACATCCACCAGCTGCTCAAGACTAACAAGTACTTGGTATTGGCTGTGGTACAGGAGGATAAGCTCAATCAGATAGCCACGCATGAGCTGGAGTTTCGGGACATGGTGGAGGGCGTGATAAGAAAGCATAGGGCGCGATATCATGACAAATTCCAATTTGGATGG ATTGGCGAGCCATCAATAGCACATTCCATTATCTTGGATCAACTACCCACGCCTCACTTGATAGCGATTAATTCGAGCACCCAACACCACTTCATACCCGAAGATGATCCCATGCAAATGACTCCACAGGCATTGCACCTTTTCCTAGAATCCATCCGCAACGAAAGTGCGATTGCCTATGGAGGAGATACGTACTTTGTACGTTTGAATCGGGCGCTGTTCGAAGTCCGAAGAGCCCTGAGGGATATGTGGCTGGGAAATCCCGTGCTGACCACTGTTATTTTCGGCCTGCCATTGGGATTCTTATCGCTCATCATGTACTCGATATTCTGCGGCGATTGTTTGGTCACAGAAGAAGATCCCGATGAAGATCACGAGAAGAAGGAGTAA
- the LOC6605892 gene encoding programmed cell death protein 5: protein MSDSDLDALRAQRMSQMQSHFGGGNDAEKKQAQQEQMRAQEEMKHSILSQVLDQQARARLNTLKVSKPEKAQMFESMVIRMAQMGQVRGKLDDAQFVSILESVNAQMPQSKSSVKYDRRRAAIDSDDDEDYGC, encoded by the exons ATGTCGGATAGTGATTTGGATGCCTTACGCGCCCAGCGCATGTCCCAAATGCAGTCGCACTTC GGCGGTGGCAATGATGCGGAAAAGAAACAAGCACAGCAGGAGCAGATGCGCGCCCAGGAGGAAATGAAGCATTCGATATTATCCCAAGTTCTGGACCAGCAAGCCAGGGCACGAC tGAACACCCTCAAGGTCAGCAAGCCGGAGAAGGCGCAGATGTTCGAGAGCATGGTCATCCGCATGGCCCAGATGGGTCAGGTGCGTGGAAAACTCGATGACGCCCAGTTTGTCAGCATACTTGAAAGCGTCAATGCCCAGATGCCGCAGAGCAAGTCCTCCGTGAAGTATGATCGGCGTCGGGCGGCCATCGATagcgacgacgacgaggattACGGCTGCTGA